The following nucleotide sequence is from Geotrypetes seraphini chromosome 10, aGeoSer1.1, whole genome shotgun sequence.
GGCAGACTTCAGAAGCTGGCATAGtactggctttgcttctcaattactggtgttgccattcaatcACTGCTAAACTTGTTTGGTTCCACGCCTTCCATACCagattcctttgtgtttatcACATTACCCCTGGCAATGAAGTGCTTGTTAATGCAATTATTTACTGTAAGCCTCAATTAAACCAATTAGTTTGAAAAATTTCAAACCTAACTTTGGGTGACTATATAGGAATCTGGatgttcaaatctttttccaTGCTAAAAAATTGTATAGATACTCAGTGGGTCGATATTCTAAGCAATTTAACCACTTGGCTCATATAGTGTTGATTGTATTCATCCAGTAATTCTCTAGTTTTGGTGTAAGGAACACCACTAAGGCCCAGGGATAATCTGCTTAGGGGTTGGGGAAGGGATAATATAAAAATTGATGGCCAAGATTCAGCGACTTCCTGTGTTTcacaaaaagagattaggtttttaccttgataATACTTTTctgtagataggtgtgtcattctggatgaatGGGTAATAACCCCACGCACGCAAGCTgtgaaggaatccactccagcttttgaaacCCTCCTACCTGCCCCTTTCAGTTTCTACCAAAGCAGGCGATAGCACTATATAGAAACACAGGCGAAGAAGGGGTACAGGGAAATTCCCCAAACTACAACTCTCttctgctctgaaagtataacaagcaTGTTAAACATTACCAGTGAACAATCGAAACATCAAAACAATTATGCTgaacagaaacatttatggagttcGAACAGTACCCCAATGtgttatagcaatagattattctttATATCCTTAAGGTCTGACTGACATCCAAATTTCAGTTTGTTCTTGAACTTTCTgactgagacagtaggcaggtgcaggaaaTAACTGACAGGGCAggcagaatgacacatctatccactagaaaagatattagcatagaacctaatctcttttgcTAGTGTAATAGGTGGGTCATTCTGGATGTATGGGACGTAAGCAGTCCCAAAAATCTAGGGTGGGATCTCTGCGCCGGCTCATAACACTAAGGACCTAAAGGCAGAGTTCTCCCTTACCTCTGCATCCACTCTGAAAAACATATGTAGCGTGGGCCAGgttgctgccctacaaatctcgtTGGGTGAGACCGCTCGAGCTTCTACCCACAAGGAAGCCGTGCTTCTAGTCGAATGTGCCTTCATGGAGACTGGTGACCAAATGGCTCTGTGGATCCATTTGGAAATCATAGCCAAAGACGCCGGTGTGCCACATCTATTCTGACTGGTGAGCACAAAAATATGGTCAGACAGCCTGAACTCATTGGTAACCTCCAGATATCGAATAAGCAGTCTCTTCACATCCATCTTTTTCAGAATCTGGTCCTTCTTCCAAGATCTAGTGGCCTGGAACACTGGCAATCTGACCTCTTGATTAAAATGGAAAGCCGAAACAACCTCAAAAAAGGAAGGAACGGTGCATATAGAAACTCTAGCCTCTGTGATGTTGAGAAAGAAAGAGCCTGTAACTCAGAGACTCTTCTCACTGAGGTAATGGCCACAAGAAAGACCATCTTGAGTGTTAGATCCATCAAGGACGCTTCCTTCTGTGGTTTGTATAGAGCCTGACTGAGGCCCTGCAAAACCACATTAAGGTTCCATGAAGGAAATGGATATATTACTGAGAAGAACCTGAGCCACAGTTTCCCCTTTAGAAACCTGACTATATCTGGATGAGATGCAAAGGGATCTTTAAACTCTCAAGCTCTGAAACAAGAGAATCCCGCTACTTGGACTGCAGGACGCCACTGTAAGACTTTTGCTAAAGCCTGTCTGGAGGAAGCTAATACCGAGATCAGAGCCGAGAAAGATTCTGCTTTCTCCTTAATGCACCAGTGCTGGAAAGtttcccatgccttagcataatCAGAGGCTGCTGTATACTTTCTGGCTCTGCCTCACTGGAACTGTCCATCAACACTGAAATCTTCGGGCTGCCAATTGGACCTAAGTCTCGAACCCCTATGGAcgcaaaagggagggggaagcatCCGGTACCCTACGGAGCCCCcctaaggatgcctaacagcctgagcTCAAGCCCCTGCAAACCAGTAGGCGAGCAAAGCATCAAAGGGTCTGGACACTGAGCTCTACAACAGTTTCTACAGGCTGGTCACAGAGGGATTGGCCTGTTAGCTGCAGGCAGAGCTTTCCCCTAGACCTAGGGAGCGCTGGATCACTGAAAACTACCAAAAACTgtcaaaaaacacaaaaaataataaaaggtatAGAGAGCAGAGCAGAAAGACTCCTTCTGGCTCAtgttcagaaggaaaaactgaagggggcagcaaagccctctagtgaaggaggagagattCAAAAACTGGAATGAATTCCTTCTGACGGCTCACGTGATATTACCCAtacatccagaatgacacacctactgCACTAGAAATAAagttatatatacagtaaaactttggattgcaagtaacttggttagcaagtgttttgcaagacaagcaaaacattttattaaattttaacatgatatacaagcaaggtcttgcaatacaagtatatacacatcacaactgagccaatggttcttctctctctctgacactacaggagtgtagtgactgttctaaacaagcaaggtcttgcaatatgagtacataccttattttgtattaaagtttttggattgtggagTTCCCATTATTTCTtaaggggaaatttgctttgatatatgagtggttttggattacaagcatgtttttggtgtattttgtattgaagtttttgggttgtggaacgaattgtctgagtttccattatttcctaaggggaaatttgctttgatatacgagcgctttggattacaagcatgcttctggaacgaattatgttcgcaaaccaaggttttactgtgccaaaaaaaaaaaacaccaccaccaACCACCATGTAACATCCTTCCCAGAAAAATCTTAGTAAAAATGCTTATTTGgatgagagacatttaaatattaaacttggATTTACAACACACAGGGCTCCTGAGACACCAAGTTCAGTCATGATTGTTATGTATTTAATACATATCTGttcaaaatataataaatacaacaTAATACTAAGCAACAAAATTGTTccttcttcttcccccccccttcagaTGCAGCCATTCGTATCAACCATCAAAAATAGGACCCAGTCTTTCCACCCCTGAGGTGGCTGCATGCATGGTCCATTTGTGTGAATGAGTCCTCTTCAGATGTCACCAAGAGGCCCTCATTCCCTTCATAGCCCGGATATACAGAAATGAGGGAGGGGGAGTCTAATAATACTATGTTACTGTGGTAGATTAATGCACAGCAAGGCCCAAGAGAAGCCATGATCTCATGAGTTAGGAGTATTAGGGAGGTTGGGAGACACTGGGAAGTTGGGGATGCCACTGCCATGGTGTCTCCCGGTTCAGCTCTCTCTTTACAAGCTAGCGATGGTACAGTGAGGGCTAATGGGTGCAAGCTGGGGATGCTGTGCTTTGGTGGGGGGTGTCCTTACTCCCAGGACTAAGCATGCAGGCAGCCCCTGCAGTACTGGCCTTTAATTAAAGAAAATATACAGAGGAAAACGAATCAGGTGTGGTAAATAGCAGGATATGCTGCCCCTGGCATGTTCACCTCCACCCCACCTCACATCTGCCAGCGGTAACAGTGTGTGCAGCCCCAGAAATGCCAAAGGCTGAATGGCGGGGAATAGGAGAGACCTGTCCTTTAGTAACACGAGTAAATACACCCTCTCCCGGCCTAGTCCTATGCATCTTTGGTTCCAAAGGGGCCTGTTCTTGCCAGGTGACAATCAGAGGGGGGTGAAGAGTCCCACTGATAGGCCGAGTCCTTTGAAAATCCCCAGTTCCACAGATTGTACACTCCCATGACCTCCCCAGCCCTAAAAATGTTCACAATAATTCAGCAGTTTTTACCCCCAGGAGGAAATGTGTAAGAGTCATTATAGCATGGTGCAAATTCCAGTGACTACGGGTTGCCTATGCATGGGTACATGTAGGTATATACTGTACTAAATATATACTCATATACATGTACCAAGTCACACAACTGGTGACCTACTTCATGCGCAATCACATCGATCTGCCAACATGATCCACACCCTCCATCTGCAGCTGCCCAGCCCTAGACCCCCATGAGTCTCAGAGACCAGGGGATAGGATGTAGCATGGCAGCGAGATAGTCTCCTGCAAGCCatatctgtttctctctctcagtCTCCACCTCAGGAGCTCTCCTGTCCCATGCTGGCAGCCGCGGTAGCAGCTGCGGCTGAAGCAAGTCTCTCCATCCTGTGGGCCCGCCGGTGCTTTTTCAAGCCATAGGTGTTGGGGAAACCTTCCCCGCACGCCCCACACTTGAAGGGCCGGCCGCCTTGGTGTGCCTGTACATGCTTGCTGAAGTAGCCTGGGTCCTTAAAGAGCTTGAGGCAGCAGGAGCAGCGCAAATCACGACGGGCAGAGTGGGAGCGCTGATGCCTCAGGATGGAGGAGAGATAGAAAAAGCTTTTGGAGCAGAGTTCACAGCGGTACACCTTCTCACCCAGGTGCACCCGCTGGTGTTCCAGCAGGTTGGAGCGGTAGCGAAAGGTCTTGCCGCAGGTCTGACAGCGCTGGGGTCGGGGCACGGTATGCAGTCGCTGGTGTTCAGccaagctggaggactgggcaaagcGCTTGGCACAAAGAGGGCATTTATAAGCTCGCTCACCGGTATGTACTACCCGATGCTGCCGCAGGTACCAGGAGCGCAGGAAGCCACGGCCACAAACAGCGCAGCGGTAGGGTCGTTCCTCGGTATGACAACGCTGGTGGCGCATCAGCAGCGCTGCTTCCCAGAAGCGCTTGCCGCACACCGAGCACGCAAAGCTGCGCTTCTGCAGGTGTGTACGGCGGTGCAGAAGCAGGTCGTAGGCGCCGGCAAAGCTCTGGCCACACACAGGGCATGCCAGGGTACGCCTTACCAGGTGCACATACTTGTGGGTGACCAGAGCCAGGAAATGCTTAAAGCTCTGTCCACAGGTGGCGCAGGAGAAACGCTCACCGCTGGGCACCAGGGGGGGCTCCTCCGCGGCTGCAGAGGCATCTCCAGCAACAGTCGCCGGAACATCTTCTACAATCCCATTCTCCGGCTGTGGGAAAAGCCGCTCTGGGGCCGTCTGATGCACAAGCTTGTGCCACATGAGGTTCTCAATGAAGCCGAAGGTCTTAGGGCAAGTGTCACAAGCGTAGGGTttgtcagccatgtgcagctccTTGTGGCCCATCAACTGGAAGGTGTCTGGGAAGCGCTCGCCACAGTCTGTGCAGCCATAGCCAGGCGGGGGAGGGGGCCCTCCTGGAACTGAAAGAGGTTGGGGTGGCCGGTGGATCTGACGGTGGCGGGTCAGACTCTGTGGGTAGCCAAAGACTTTGCCACAGAGCTCGCAGCGGTAGGGTCGTTCCCGGGTGTGCACGACGTGGTGTTTGGCCAGGTGAAAGGACTCTCGGAAGCGCTTGCCACACACGGCACACTGGTGCGGCTTCTCTCCGGTGTGGATGCGGCTGTGTCGCTTCAGGGTTTCCCGCCGGCCAAAGCCTCGGCCGCACACACCACAGCAGAAGTTCTTAGTGGTGCTGCTGCTGGGAATCGACGGACTCCCCATCTCGCCAGTTGCTGGGGGCTTCTTGCAGATCTCCACCGGTATGCTCGCCTGGATTTGCGGTGTTGGGTAAAGGGGTGTCTCCCCTCCGGTGCTGGAACTGGGCTCTGGTTGGTGATCAGGTAGAGCTGGTGCTGGCTGCTCTCCCGTGTGAGTTCGCACATGGCGCTTCAGGCTCTCCCGTCTGTTGAAGCTTTTGGTGCACACCAAGCAGCTGTATGGTTTTTCCCCCGTGTGAATGATCTGATGCTGCTGAAGATGATTCTGCTTCTTAAAAACCTTCCAGCACAGGCTGCAGGTAAAGGGCCCTTCAGAGACGAGAGGAGGTTGCGGTGGGGCTGCCGGAGTCTCCCCCTCCCCGGGGACCGCAGATGTCGGCAGCTCGTCTTTGTGGCAGCGGCGGTGACGAATCAGGCTGGACACATGGTTGTAAGTGCGTCCACACACTGTGCACTCGTAGGGCCGCTCCCGGCTGTGTACCAGCATGTGCTGCATCAGGCGAGAAGACTGCTGGAAAGTTTTGTGACAGACGCTGCACGGGTAGCGCTGACCCAGGAAGTTCTTGAGCTGTCGCAGGTAAGTCTTGTCCTCCTTAGGCCCAACTGACGGAAGTGGTGGAGGTGGCTGGGGAGTCTCCGCCGGCTGCACCGGCACAGAGATCGGCACAGGTTGAGCCCGCTTCAAACTGCCAAAAAGGTGCTGGTGGCTCGAGAGGTCCACAATGCCCCACTGTGGGGGACTGAAAACTCCAGTGGCGTCAAAGAGAGGTTGGGTGGCAGGAAGAGGTGGAGGCGGAGCAGTATACTGAGGGGGCTCTGTTTTCTTGACCACCGTTGTAGCAGTGGCTGgagtggag
It contains:
- the ZNF865 gene encoding zinc finger protein 865 — protein: MEANVPGEEGIHFQSYPFDFLEFLNHQRFEPLDLYGHQEHTKAVASLPCPQPQYDYSLQTNHLSFAGSSKAKDFKSQGSVAVSSSSSSSSSTPATATTVVKKTEPPQYTAPPPPLPATQPLFDATGVFSPPQWGIVDLSSHQHLFGSLKRAQPVPISVPVQPAETPQPPPPLPSVGPKEDKTYLRQLKNFLGQRYPCSVCHKTFQQSSRLMQHMLVHSRERPYECTVCGRTYNHVSSLIRHRRCHKDELPTSAVPGEGETPAAPPQPPLVSEGPFTCSLCWKVFKKQNHLQQHQIIHTGEKPYSCLVCTKSFNRRESLKRHVRTHTGEQPAPALPDHQPEPSSSTGGETPLYPTPQIQASIPVEICKKPPATGEMGSPSIPSSSTTKNFCCGVCGRGFGRRETLKRHSRIHTGEKPHQCAVCGKRFRESFHLAKHHVVHTRERPYRCELCGKVFGYPQSLTRHRQIHRPPQPLSVPGGPPPPPGYGCTDCGERFPDTFQLMGHKELHMADKPYACDTCPKTFGFIENLMWHKLVHQTAPERLFPQPENGIVEDVPATVAGDASAAAEEPPLVPSGERFSCATCGQSFKHFLALVTHKYVHLVRRTLACPVCGQSFAGAYDLLLHRRTHLQKRSFACSVCGKRFWEAALLMRHQRCHTEERPYRCAVCGRGFLRSWYLRQHRVVHTGERAYKCPLCAKRFAQSSSLAEHQRLHTVPRPQRCQTCGKTFRYRSNLLEHQRVHLGEKVYRCELCSKSFFYLSSILRHQRSHSARRDLRCSCCLKLFKDPGYFSKHVQAHQGGRPFKCGACGEGFPNTYGLKKHRRAHRMERLASAAAATAAASMGQESS